In one Arthrobacter jinronghuae genomic region, the following are encoded:
- the acs gene encoding acetate--CoA ligase: MSDQSPAKKHGDAFENLLHESRSFPPSAEFAASAVAQPSLYEEAAADGPEFWARQARNILSWEQDFTQALDWTDAPFAKWFVGGKLNAAYNALDRHVEEGRGDRVAIYFEGEPGDTRTYTYAQLTEEVKKAANAFESLGVAKGDRVAVYLPMIPEAVITMLACARIGAVHSVVFGGFSADALRSRIDDAEAKLVVTADGSYRRGKPSALKPAVDEALAKDGHTVDNVLVVRRNGEPVEWNDSLDKWWHDVVDSASAEHSPVAHDSEHPLFILYTSGTTGKPKGILHTTGGFLTQTAFTHLNTFDLHPETDVYWCTADIGWVTGHSYVAYAPLVNGATQLIYEGTPDTPHQGRWWELVEKYKVSILYTAPTAIRTCMKWGRDIPQKYNLDSIRVLGSVGEPINPEAWMWYRQVIGANGGKKEHPAPIVDTWWQTETGAHMIAPMPGVTATKPGSAQVAVPGISVDVVDEMGEPVPNGSGGFLVVKEPWPSMLRGIWGDPERFKETYWSRFDNMYFAGDGAKKDEDGDIWLLGRVDDVMNVSGHRLSTTEIESALVSHPSVAEAAVVGAADDTTGEAVVAFVILRGSAKDDDDIVTTLRNHVGKEIGPIAKPRHILVVPELPKTRSGKIMRRLLKDVAEGREAGDSSTLADNTVMQQIAASLKK; this comes from the coding sequence ATGTCTGATCAGTCCCCTGCAAAGAAGCACGGAGACGCCTTCGAGAACCTGCTGCATGAAAGCCGGAGCTTCCCGCCGAGCGCCGAATTTGCAGCATCCGCAGTGGCGCAGCCCTCGCTGTACGAGGAAGCGGCAGCCGACGGTCCCGAGTTCTGGGCCCGTCAGGCACGGAACATTCTCTCCTGGGAACAGGACTTCACCCAGGCGCTGGACTGGACCGATGCCCCGTTCGCCAAATGGTTTGTCGGCGGCAAGCTCAACGCCGCCTACAACGCCCTGGACCGGCACGTGGAAGAAGGCCGCGGAGACCGGGTCGCCATTTATTTCGAGGGTGAACCCGGGGATACGCGCACCTACACGTATGCGCAGCTGACCGAAGAGGTCAAGAAGGCAGCAAACGCGTTCGAATCCCTGGGCGTCGCCAAGGGTGACCGCGTAGCGGTGTACCTGCCGATGATCCCCGAAGCAGTTATCACCATGCTGGCCTGCGCCCGGATCGGCGCCGTGCACTCAGTGGTCTTCGGCGGTTTCTCCGCCGACGCCCTGCGCAGCCGGATCGACGACGCCGAGGCGAAGCTTGTGGTCACGGCGGACGGCTCCTACCGCCGCGGAAAGCCCAGCGCACTCAAGCCCGCCGTGGACGAAGCCCTCGCCAAGGACGGGCATACCGTCGACAACGTACTGGTGGTGCGCCGCAACGGCGAGCCCGTGGAGTGGAATGACAGCCTGGACAAGTGGTGGCACGACGTCGTGGACTCCGCCAGCGCCGAGCACTCCCCCGTGGCCCACGATTCCGAGCACCCGCTGTTCATCCTCTACACCTCGGGAACCACGGGCAAGCCCAAGGGCATCCTGCACACCACCGGCGGGTTCCTCACCCAGACGGCCTTTACGCACCTGAACACCTTCGACCTGCACCCCGAAACGGACGTGTACTGGTGCACCGCGGACATCGGCTGGGTCACCGGCCACAGCTATGTTGCCTACGCTCCGCTGGTCAACGGAGCCACGCAGCTGATTTACGAAGGCACCCCGGATACCCCGCACCAGGGCCGCTGGTGGGAACTGGTGGAAAAGTACAAGGTCTCCATCCTCTACACCGCCCCCACCGCCATCCGCACCTGCATGAAGTGGGGCCGGGACATTCCGCAGAAGTACAACCTCGACTCCATCCGGGTACTGGGTTCCGTGGGCGAACCGATCAACCCGGAAGCATGGATGTGGTACCGGCAGGTCATCGGCGCCAACGGCGGCAAGAAGGAACACCCCGCCCCCATCGTGGATACCTGGTGGCAGACGGAGACCGGCGCGCACATGATCGCTCCGATGCCGGGCGTCACGGCCACCAAGCCGGGCTCGGCCCAGGTGGCAGTCCCCGGCATTTCGGTGGACGTGGTGGATGAGATGGGCGAACCGGTGCCCAACGGGTCCGGCGGTTTCCTGGTGGTGAAGGAACCCTGGCCGTCCATGCTGCGCGGCATCTGGGGGGACCCGGAACGTTTCAAGGAAACCTACTGGTCCCGGTTCGACAACATGTACTTCGCCGGTGACGGCGCCAAGAAGGACGAGGACGGCGACATCTGGCTGCTCGGCCGCGTGGACGACGTTATGAATGTCTCCGGACACCGGCTCTCCACCACGGAGATCGAGTCCGCCCTGGTCAGCCACCCGTCGGTGGCCGAGGCCGCCGTCGTCGGCGCTGCGGACGACACCACCGGTGAAGCCGTGGTTGCCTTCGTGATCCTGCGCGGCAGCGCGAAGGACGACGACGACATTGTCACCACCCTGCGCAACCACGTGGGCAAGGAGATCGGTCCCATCGCCAAGCCGCGGCACATCCTGGTGGTTCCCGAACTGCCCAAGACCCGCAGCGGCAAGATCATGCGCCGGCTGCTCAAGGACGTGGCCGAGGGCCGGGAAGCCGGCGACTCGAGCACGCTGGCGGACAACACCGTGATGCAGCAGATTGCGGCTTCGCTCAAGAAGTAG
- a CDS encoding organic hydroperoxide resistance protein: MSALYTAAATATGDGRNGEARTSDGKLEVNLSTPTEMGGSGEGTNPEQLFATGYAACFLSALKMIARAEKAPISDAAVTADVSIFKNDDGGFKLGVELHVEMSGVDEATADKLTQAAHQVCPYSNATRGNIDVNLDVTVG; the protein is encoded by the coding sequence ATGAGCGCTTTGTACACTGCCGCTGCCACCGCCACCGGAGACGGACGCAACGGAGAAGCCCGTACCAGCGACGGCAAGCTCGAGGTGAACCTGTCCACTCCGACCGAAATGGGCGGTTCCGGCGAAGGCACGAACCCCGAGCAGCTTTTTGCCACCGGTTACGCCGCCTGCTTCCTTTCCGCACTGAAGATGATTGCCCGCGCAGAAAAGGCGCCGATCTCGGATGCCGCCGTAACGGCGGACGTCAGCATCTTCAAGAACGACGACGGCGGCTTCAAGCTGGGCGTTGAACTCCACGTGGAGATGTCCGGCGTCGACGAAGCAACTGCGGACAAGCTGACCCAGGCCGCCCACCAGGTCTGCCCCTACTCCAACGCCACCCGCGGCAACATTGACGTGAACCTGGACGTCACCGTCGGCTAA
- a CDS encoding TetR/AcrR family transcriptional regulator: MMAATPVRERILAQASLLFYREGIRAVSADKIIAAAGTTKVTFYRYFRSKDDLVVAYLREQSAAMQARAAKLDPDPCTGLLQFAEAMGSEACSAGFRGCPFINAAAEYADPGHPVRVVVSEHRAWLHSLVTGRLQQLGAADAGQLADQLLMLRDGAMVHGYVADGTAVEPALITAGKALILPHLPEPGQSS; encoded by the coding sequence ATGATGGCAGCTACACCCGTGCGGGAGCGGATCCTGGCACAGGCCTCTCTCCTGTTTTACCGAGAGGGGATCCGGGCAGTCAGTGCGGACAAGATCATTGCCGCTGCCGGCACCACGAAGGTGACCTTCTACCGCTACTTCCGCTCGAAGGATGATCTCGTGGTCGCGTACCTGCGGGAGCAGTCGGCGGCGATGCAGGCGCGGGCAGCGAAGCTGGATCCGGATCCGTGCACCGGGCTGCTGCAGTTCGCCGAAGCGATGGGTTCCGAGGCGTGCAGCGCAGGCTTCCGCGGCTGCCCGTTCATCAATGCGGCGGCGGAATATGCGGATCCCGGCCACCCCGTCCGCGTGGTTGTTTCGGAGCACCGGGCCTGGCTCCATTCCCTGGTCACCGGGCGGCTGCAGCAACTGGGCGCCGCAGACGCCGGACAGCTCGCGGACCAGCTGCTTATGCTGCGGGACGGGGCAATGGTGCATGGATACGTGGCGGACGGGACCGCCGTCGAACCGGCACTGATCACCGCCGGGAAGGCGCTGATCCTCCCGCACCTTCCGGAGCCGGGACAGTCCTCGTAG
- a CDS encoding MFS transporter has protein sequence MSTTPAAAAPPASPTPSSSKMARKVAGASFIGTALESYDFYVFGTAAALILNRIFFPDVDAATGILLSFLTLGMGFIARPLGAILFGHIGDRVGRKTSLIGTIVLMGTATGAVGLLPDYDTIGIWAPLLLVGLRLLQGLAVGGEWGGSILIATEHAAPRKRALYAAIPQIGSPVGTIMVTGIFLLLTQVSDADLAAGVWRIPFLLAFPFMGIALYLRLAIDETPVFKGVAQAHQITRVPLLEVLRTQWAAVLVAAAAALLGIGSYFLMTTYTQSYGTTVLGLSESTVLNAALVGSVLQLATIPAFGFLANRIGSARMVMAGAVATLLISFPLYFIISNATTPVYILTILIGGIAPTAAWAALGGLMADLFPARTGFTAMSLAYSLAGILSGFTPSITQVFSNATGGAWWHPGVVLALMSLITIAGALAARRMTARNTDALQSASQLNSGIVKP, from the coding sequence GTGTCTACTACACCCGCAGCGGCCGCACCGCCCGCTTCCCCCACCCCCTCCTCTTCCAAGATGGCCCGCAAAGTTGCGGGCGCCTCGTTTATCGGCACCGCCCTGGAGTCCTACGACTTCTATGTTTTCGGCACCGCCGCAGCCCTGATCCTGAACCGGATTTTCTTTCCCGACGTGGATGCAGCAACAGGCATTCTGCTGTCCTTCCTCACCCTGGGCATGGGCTTCATTGCCCGACCGCTGGGCGCCATTCTCTTCGGCCACATCGGTGACCGGGTAGGACGCAAAACGTCCCTGATCGGAACCATCGTCCTGATGGGTACCGCCACCGGAGCCGTCGGCCTGCTGCCGGACTACGACACCATCGGGATCTGGGCGCCGCTGCTGCTGGTGGGTCTGCGCCTGCTCCAGGGCCTGGCCGTCGGGGGTGAATGGGGCGGTTCCATCCTGATTGCCACCGAGCACGCCGCTCCCCGAAAACGCGCGCTGTACGCGGCCATCCCGCAGATCGGTTCACCGGTAGGCACGATCATGGTCACGGGCATCTTCCTGCTGCTCACCCAGGTCTCCGACGCGGACCTGGCAGCAGGGGTCTGGCGCATTCCGTTCCTGCTGGCCTTCCCGTTTATGGGCATCGCCCTGTACCTGCGGCTGGCCATCGATGAAACCCCCGTTTTCAAGGGCGTGGCACAGGCCCACCAGATCACCCGGGTTCCGCTGCTGGAGGTGCTCCGCACCCAGTGGGCTGCGGTCCTGGTGGCAGCCGCCGCTGCGCTGCTGGGTATCGGCTCCTACTTCCTGATGACCACCTACACCCAGTCCTACGGGACAACGGTGCTGGGGCTGTCCGAATCCACGGTCCTGAACGCCGCATTGGTCGGTTCGGTGCTGCAGCTGGCAACCATCCCCGCGTTCGGTTTCCTGGCCAACCGGATCGGTTCGGCACGGATGGTGATGGCCGGGGCCGTTGCGACCCTGCTGATCTCCTTCCCGCTGTACTTCATCATCAGCAACGCCACCACACCGGTCTACATCCTGACCATCCTGATCGGCGGCATCGCGCCGACGGCCGCGTGGGCGGCGCTGGGCGGGTTGATGGCGGATCTGTTCCCGGCCCGAACCGGGTTCACGGCAATGTCCCTGGCCTACAGCTTGGCCGGCATCCTCTCCGGATTCACCCCATCCATCACCCAGGTGTTCTCCAACGCAACCGGCGGCGCGTGGTGGCATCCCGGCGTCGTCCTGGCCCTGATGTCCCTGATCACCATTGCCGGCGCGCTGGCCGCCCGCCGCATGACAGCGCGCAACACGGACGCGCTGCAGTCCGCTTCGCAACTGAACTCCGGCATAGTTAAGCCATGA
- the aroQ gene encoding type II 3-dehydroquinate dehydratase has product MTAAGTRNLLVLNGPNLNLLGTREPAIYGSSTLADVEAAAMAAASAHGWTVDCVQSNHEGDLIDAIHAARGTADGIVINPAAYSHTSVAIPDALSGVELPVVEVHLSNIHRREEFRHHSFVSAVAEVVICGAGISGYRMAVDYLIGSAGQAAE; this is encoded by the coding sequence ATGACTGCAGCCGGCACCCGCAACCTCCTCGTCCTTAACGGCCCCAACCTGAACCTGTTGGGCACCCGTGAACCGGCGATTTACGGCAGCTCCACCCTGGCGGATGTGGAGGCCGCGGCCATGGCCGCGGCCTCCGCCCACGGCTGGACCGTGGACTGTGTCCAGTCCAACCACGAAGGCGATCTGATCGATGCCATCCACGCGGCGCGCGGCACTGCGGACGGCATTGTCATCAATCCCGCTGCCTACAGCCACACGTCGGTTGCCATCCCGGACGCATTGTCCGGCGTGGAACTGCCGGTGGTCGAGGTTCACCTGAGCAACATCCACCGCCGCGAGGAGTTCCGCCACCACTCCTTCGTCTCCGCCGTGGCGGAGGTAGTGATCTGCGGGGCCGGTATCAGCGGCTACCGCATGGCGGTGGACTACCTGATCGGGTCCGCCGGGCAGGCCGCCGAGTAG
- a CDS encoding DUF2332 domain-containing protein: MAATAQRYARFAEFEARGSSPVYEQWTAAISADPEVLELIDGLPEAKRQPNLVLAAARSRGAAAGPYAQFRSFLQEHWEDIRSVILRRSTQTNEPRRCAVLLPLFAEIARTEGRPLALIEVGASAGLCLYPDRYGYRYDDGDLLNDPGRPDLVLDCTTTGNPPLPRACPEIIHRTGVDLSPLDPADPEDLAWLDALIWPGMEDRRILLKAAAETAGQSPARIVKGDLNAEIAGLIEAAPAEAAVVVFHTAVLAYVPKADREIFREKVSSYVDIPGRPVHWISNEGSGALPGPVEPEPVAEPGLFVLHHNGRAVARTGAHGQSLHWL; this comes from the coding sequence ATGGCCGCCACTGCGCAGCGGTATGCCCGGTTCGCCGAATTCGAGGCCCGGGGATCCTCCCCTGTCTACGAGCAGTGGACCGCGGCTATCAGCGCGGACCCTGAGGTGCTGGAGCTGATTGACGGCCTTCCGGAGGCCAAGCGCCAACCCAACCTCGTGCTGGCGGCCGCCCGGAGCCGTGGCGCCGCCGCCGGACCCTACGCGCAGTTCCGCTCCTTCCTGCAGGAGCATTGGGAAGACATCCGGTCGGTCATCCTGCGCCGGAGCACGCAGACCAACGAACCCCGCCGCTGTGCCGTCCTCCTTCCCCTGTTCGCCGAAATCGCGCGGACGGAGGGGCGCCCGCTGGCCCTGATCGAAGTCGGCGCTTCCGCCGGGCTGTGCCTATATCCGGACCGCTACGGTTACCGGTACGACGACGGCGACCTCCTCAACGATCCGGGCCGCCCGGACCTGGTCCTGGACTGCACAACCACCGGCAATCCGCCGCTGCCGCGGGCCTGTCCCGAGATCATCCACCGGACCGGCGTGGACCTGTCGCCGCTGGACCCTGCCGACCCCGAAGACCTGGCCTGGTTGGATGCCTTGATCTGGCCCGGCATGGAAGACCGCCGAATACTCCTGAAGGCAGCGGCCGAAACCGCCGGCCAGTCCCCAGCCCGGATCGTCAAGGGGGACCTCAACGCCGAAATCGCCGGATTAATTGAAGCAGCCCCGGCCGAGGCCGCCGTCGTCGTGTTCCACACCGCCGTCCTCGCCTACGTTCCGAAGGCGGACCGGGAAATCTTCCGGGAGAAGGTGTCCAGCTACGTGGATATCCCCGGACGCCCGGTGCATTGGATTTCCAACGAAGGCAGCGGTGCTCTTCCGGGGCCGGTGGAGCCTGAGCCCGTTGCGGAACCGGGACTGTTCGTCCTGCACCACAACGGCAGGGCGGTGGCCCGCACCGGAGCGCACGGGCAGTCCCTGCACTGGCTCTAG
- a CDS encoding MarP family serine protease, which translates to MLGLTLLDIILLLVLIFYLAAGLRNGLVVTLGGIVGFVAGAVGAFFAIPLVTEWVPDNGWRLTVVIATAVVLVLVGHAAGAALGGMIRRWLNFPPLRFLDRVLGGAANLAVAALVMAMLAFSVTTLGVPFLSQQIAASKVLTAIDDATPEQVKTWSAQIRSFTVSEGLPTILDSAAPQTAVPPSAEVDSEELRTASASVLKITGTAYQCGQNQTGSGVVVADDRVVTNAHVVAGVNEPVVEVPDGSVLPGRVVHFDPARDLAVLAVDGLDADPVPMGEALAAGTTAAFAGYPAGGPFRLQAASVEGLSNVSVRDIYGTSPEVLEVYTLAANVQQGNSGGPLLDMDGRLAGIIFAKTTSDQPIGYALSLAEVGPVVDAASDYDSPVSAGQCTSK; encoded by the coding sequence GTGCTCGGACTGACACTTCTGGACATCATCCTGCTCCTTGTCCTGATCTTCTACCTGGCTGCAGGTCTGCGCAACGGACTGGTGGTCACCCTCGGCGGGATCGTCGGATTCGTTGCCGGCGCCGTCGGCGCGTTCTTTGCCATTCCGCTGGTTACCGAATGGGTTCCGGATAACGGCTGGCGGCTGACGGTGGTCATTGCCACGGCCGTCGTCCTGGTGCTCGTGGGCCACGCGGCCGGAGCCGCGCTTGGCGGAATGATCCGCAGGTGGCTGAATTTCCCGCCGCTGAGGTTCCTGGACCGCGTACTCGGCGGCGCCGCCAACCTTGCAGTGGCTGCGCTGGTCATGGCGATGCTTGCCTTCAGCGTGACGACGCTGGGCGTCCCGTTCCTGTCCCAGCAGATTGCCGCCTCGAAGGTACTCACCGCCATTGACGATGCCACCCCCGAGCAGGTGAAGACCTGGAGTGCGCAGATCCGTTCCTTCACTGTTTCCGAGGGGCTGCCGACCATCCTCGACAGCGCCGCGCCCCAAACGGCTGTCCCGCCGAGCGCCGAGGTGGACTCCGAAGAGCTGCGGACCGCGTCGGCGTCGGTCCTCAAAATCACGGGCACGGCATATCAGTGCGGACAGAACCAGACAGGTTCAGGCGTTGTGGTGGCGGATGACCGCGTGGTCACCAACGCCCACGTGGTTGCTGGCGTGAACGAACCGGTGGTGGAAGTTCCCGATGGCAGCGTACTGCCCGGACGGGTGGTCCACTTCGATCCGGCACGCGACCTGGCCGTCCTCGCGGTGGACGGCCTCGACGCCGATCCCGTCCCCATGGGTGAGGCGCTGGCTGCCGGCACCACCGCGGCCTTTGCCGGTTATCCGGCGGGCGGCCCGTTCCGGCTGCAGGCAGCAAGTGTTGAGGGCCTGTCCAACGTGTCCGTCCGGGATATCTACGGAACCTCCCCCGAAGTGCTGGAGGTCTACACCCTGGCCGCGAACGTGCAGCAGGGCAATTCCGGCGGGCCGCTGCTGGACATGGACGGCCGCCTCGCCGGCATCATTTTCGCCAAGACCACCAGTGACCAGCCCATCGGCTACGCCCTCTCGCTGGCCGAAGTCGGCCCCGTGGTTGACGCCGCGTCGGATTACGACAGCCCGGTTTCAGCCGGTCAGTGCACGAGCAAATAA
- a CDS encoding Crp/Fnr family transcriptional regulator, with translation MDIEVLRRAPLFASLGDDVFAALTEELTEVDLSRGASVFREGDQGDQLYFIVSGKIKLGRSAPDGRENLLAILGPGELFGEMALFDPSPRNATATAVSETRLAGLRHENLRALIETRPEVSVQLLQALARRLRRTNESLADLVFSDVPGRVAKALLDLADRFGRPATDGILVAHELTQEELAQLVGASRETVNKALAEFVQRGWLRLEARAVVILDVQRLRQRSR, from the coding sequence ATGGATATCGAGGTACTGCGCCGCGCGCCGTTGTTCGCCTCTCTGGGAGACGACGTCTTCGCCGCCCTGACCGAAGAGCTCACTGAGGTCGACCTCTCACGCGGCGCCTCCGTCTTCCGCGAAGGCGATCAGGGCGACCAGCTCTATTTCATCGTCTCCGGCAAGATCAAGCTTGGCCGCTCCGCCCCGGACGGCCGTGAAAACCTGCTGGCGATCCTCGGCCCGGGCGAACTGTTCGGCGAGATGGCCCTTTTTGATCCGTCGCCCCGGAACGCCACGGCAACCGCCGTTTCCGAAACCCGTCTTGCGGGCCTCCGCCACGAGAACCTGCGCGCCCTGATTGAAACCCGCCCCGAGGTTTCCGTTCAGTTGCTGCAGGCGCTGGCCCGCAGGCTTCGCCGCACGAACGAGTCCCTGGCGGACCTCGTGTTCTCCGACGTTCCGGGCCGCGTGGCAAAGGCGCTGTTGGACCTGGCGGACCGCTTCGGCCGTCCGGCGACGGACGGCATCCTCGTTGCGCACGAGCTCACGCAGGAGGAACTGGCCCAGCTGGTGGGCGCCTCCCGCGAAACCGTGAACAAGGCCCTCGCCGAGTTTGTCCAGCGCGGCTGGCTGCGCCTGGAAGCCCGCGCGGTTGTCATTCTTGACGTGCAGCGGCTGCGCCAGCGCTCCCGCTAA